The Vigna unguiculata cultivar IT97K-499-35 chromosome 11, ASM411807v1, whole genome shotgun sequence genomic sequence ttatttttttcctttctcttaCTTTTTTGTCTTCGCTGATATCACTTCACACACTGCATTGTCTCCTTTCAATTAGGGTTTCTCCATTGCCCAATCTTGAAAAAGAATACCTCATTAGAAGGTGCAccttgttttattattattgtttttttctcttcaaaacttGTCACATATTCTGCGACATATAGAATATAATGTAACAcatcactatatatatatatatatatatatatatatatatatatatatatatatatatatatatatatatatatatatataacaataaataaagagaTATATTTTGTATCTACATTTCCTTATTCCAgttttacctttaattattattttaaaaactaattattttataaatagtttatctttcattattattctaaaaatctcttttatcttaataattattttaaaaacgtATTCTTTTGTGTAcctgtttatttgttttttaactttacacttaacaaatatttaaaaaaattaattatatacttttcaTAAATCTTAACtccaaattttatgaaaattaaaaaatgcaaataataaataaagaggatattttttctattttttaattttatcctaaactattattttaaaaatgatttatttataaataatttacttttgatcgttagtttaaaaatatcttttgtcTTCAACCGTTGTTTTAAATACTTCtcttatgtacatattttattttttaattttatatttaacaactattttaaaaatttattatatattctttattgacCTGAACCGAAACGGACCGAATCAAACCAAACCGAATTAAATCGGATCGGATCAACCTAGACCGGAATGAACCGAATCGAACCAAATTGAACCGAACCAAACAAAATTGAACTCAACCCAACTCAATCCAACCCAACTTAATCGAACCCAACTGAACTAAACTTCAATTGTGTTGAATTTTAAAACAccttgaaaaaaaattaggaaaaattttacactttcataattaattaatatagagtAAATAGAAAGTCGCTTTGTAATATGCgtaaaattttacactttcataattaatctataacaatatataaaaaggataccctcttttgtgtccacatttcgtTATTCCAGTTGTACccttcattattattttaaaaaactaattattttataaatagtttacctTTAATCGTTATTCTATAAACCTCTTTTgtctttaacaattattttaaaaacatattcttttgtgtacatttttttttaattttacatttaaaaaatattttaaaaattaattatatattttttataaattttattgaactGAATCGAACTGGATCGAACCAAACCAAACCGAACTAAATCGAATCGAATTCAACCGGATCAGACTGAACTGAACCGGACCGAACTGAACCGAACCAAACTGAACCAAACCAAACCGAACTCAACCAAAccgaactgaactgaactaCTCTTTAGTTGTGctgaattttaaaacactttaaaaaaaggaggaaagaattttacactttcataattaatctataatctataacaatatataaaggggattcccctttttgtgtccacttttcaaaataccaattttaccctttaaatataataatttattaaatttttaaaaattgaccgttacttttataaactttttataaaatcagatgcctttgttgttctgatatatttcactttatttttaataaatataattttaatatatatatttatttaataacattataatattatcactgctaataaaatattacgtatatttaaaaaatatacacacaggcgcgatagcgcctgtgttacgctagtaatatataaataggatACCCTATTTTGTGTCCACAATTCATTATTCCAGTTTcacccttaattattattttataaataatttacctttaatcattattctaaaaacctcttttgtctttaacaattatttaaaaaacatattcatttgtgtacatatttatttattttttaatttcacatttaacaaatatttttaaaaattaattatatattttttataaattttaactcaaaattttatgaaaattaaaaatgaaaacaataaataaagaggatgttctttttatttttcagttttatcctaaattatttttttaattaattattttataaataatttacttttaaccgTTAGTTTAAAAACCTCTGTTGTCTTTAACCATTGTTTTAAAATCTTCtcttatgtacatattttatttttctaattttatatttaacaactattttaaaaatttattatatattctttactGATCTGAACCGAAACGGACCAAACTGAACTAAACCGAACTAAACCAAattaaaccaaaccaaaccgaaccaaaccaaacccaacccaacccaatccaatccaatccaacttaaccGAACCCAACCCAACTGAATTTCAGGTGTGTTGAATTTTAAAACACCTTGAAAAAAATAAGGTGAAATTTTAtagtttcataattaattaatatataccaAATGGAAATTCTCTTTGTAATGTGCGTAAAAAATGTCACATCCAAAAATGCGAACAATAAATAAAGAGGatactctttttattttttaattttaccataaattattattttaaaaattaattattttataaatagtttactttTAACCGTTAGTCTaaaaatctcttttgtctttaaccattgttttaaaaacttctcatatgtacatattttatttttctaattttatatttaacaactattttaaattttttattaaactgaACCGAACTGGATAGGACCGAACCAAACTGAACTAAATTGAACCGGACCAGATCGAACTGAACCAAATCGAACCGAActgaaccaaaccaaaccaaacaaaaCCAAATAAAACCGAACCGAATCGAACTGAGCTGGACTACTCTTTAGTTGTGCTGAATTTTAAAACACCTTgtaaaaaaggacaaaatttaaaggaaaattttacacttgcataattaatctataacaatatataaagaaataccatattttgtgttcacattttattattccagttttacccttaattattattttaaaaagctaattattttataaataatttatctttaatcgTTATTCTAAAACCctatttttgtctttaacaattattttacattttaaaaatattttaaaaaattaattatatattatttataaagaaataaagaaaaaaattataaaaatatattagataaaatctttacttattcaagtattgtttcaaatttaatttgatttaatgtctagtaaacaaattaaacagctcttatattgtttatattcctatcaataatttttctttcaatttttaaagctaaatttttaaaattatttatttattgtaaatttcAATTATAGCATAAGTTATAAATTAGAAGTAttgtatgataatttttttaaaatatgttactctTTTGCATTGTAAAAGTTTAAATgttaattagtaataataaatgaCAGTAAAgtgataaataaattatgatggGGGTATAAATTACATTTGTCAAGTAAAAAGATAATGGGTCACGCGCAGGGCACATGTTAAATGGTCCATCCTAAAAGATACCGTAAAATCAGAAGCTATAAATAGGGCTAAAACGTGATTTCGAATTTTTGAGAACAGATAATCGAACTAAGAAAGTAAGAGTGGAAGAGCCTGAAAGCAGCGTCTGAATCCGATGGCAAAAGAGGGAAGCGACTTTGATGAGGTAAACAACGCCGTGGAGGGCACGggggaggaagaagaagaggaagagcaCGCCGCAGCGCAGGAGGAAGATGACAATGACATGGAAGAAGAGGATGAGTATACTTTCAGGTTTGAAAACGGGATGGATCCTTTGGACTTTGTCGACAACAATGACGATTCAGGCCTTCTACCCTACGAACGATTCGAGCGTCTTGAACAGGAAGCTCTCGCTGATAAAAAGCGAAAAGCAACTGAACAATGCCACAGGTTCGTTGGTTTCTTCAGCCCTAATTAATTCCGACGCTGTTAGGTTCTGATACcattaggtagtgaaatttgaGCCTTAATATGATATAAGAGTCTTCAAGAGTCTATTATAAAGATAAgctcaaattattataatatataaaaggagCAAACCTCACTTATATAAATAGGGGAGACCTCAGTTACTCAGTTAATTATCGAGCCATTGTCTTCTTAATATGATGGTATGAGAGACTAATATGTATGGTATCCATCCAAGTCATCGACATATATCCTAGAGAGATAAGGTGAAGTTATATTGTTGTATGAAGATGAGTTAAgcttaaattatttcttaatagACTTGTTATTTATTTCCAAATGATTGCTTTATTTGTTGTATTAACTGCATTTGTGATCGGACTTTTGAATTTGTAGTTTCTGCTTTTTGTTGTCGTTGCTGTGAATTGTGCTGTTTATACTTTAGTCTGTTCTCTAGGAGTGGGTGCAACTTTGTATTGTTAATATATTGATTCAGAGCTGTGCATGTGCAACCGAGAGTGCCACAATTACGTACATGTTGAATAGAAATTGAAATATGTTAGTTGTGaaacttatttttgttgatgGCAAAGGAAAATATTGTAGATACAAGAAATTAGAGCAAAAGGATTGgaggttaaaaattaaaataaaaaacagaaaatcCTTGAATCCCTTGTTCAATGAGATGAGCTACTGAAGATTCTTGATTGTGTTCAGGTGCTAAAAGGGTTGAACAAATTCTAAATGTATTTCACGAGGATAAATAACTCTCTGCGCTTACTTACTTTTTGGATGCTTGTTTGATCTGTGCTATTTTGTGTCACTAAATGCAGTGAAGAGCCACCTTCTAAGTTGGCTAGGGAATGTGGTATTTCCGGGTCAAAGATAGCTGAGATAATGGAAGCAATGAATTATCATGGCGTGCGCAAGAGATCAAGAAAGGTATGCTATGCAGTGCATATGCCAGTTTAGTctacataatatattatgtttgcAGTTTGTCTGGTTGTCTCTATTGGCAAGTAGGCTTTGAAAGATAAATTGGTAGTTCATCATTGTGTCAGATTGCGAAGaatattttatctctttttcttttatttattttttctacgtAAGCAAGGGCTACCATGAAAGAAGTTGATTGCcttcctttattttttgttagtcTCCTTATGCATTTTTAGCAGTTTGCCAGTTCATAAGCAAAGGCTACACCAGAAAGAAATTGATAACTTTcctttaattcttttatattaaaaggtTGATTACAAGCTTTGATCTCCAGCAATGGAGTGGATATTAGAGGAATACATTTGGTGTTATGGTTTTGGAAGAACATTTAAGATCTGTGGTAAATGCCTGTTGCATTTTTTGCTCATTGCTGTTTCTAAGCTGTTTCCATTTTTTATGCAGGTTAGCTTAGTTTATTCTGACAATTTACCCCTCTTTTTTCCATGAATTTTCTGTTCTACATGATAGCTTATCACTAGTTTAATTGTGTATACAGTTTTCTTCATATGCTTATGgttatttatttcttatccATACAATATCCATAACCTAGAACAGATGTAGATGAGAATGTAAAAATGTAAGCACTCAGTTGCAAGTTATGTGACTACCttctgttttaaattttaatgtgacATGACTCTTTTAAGTATTCTCTATCTGCCTGATGCAGCCTAAAAAGAGAGGCAGGCGGAAAGGATCAAGAAATAGAACGGACCCTAAGCTAACACGGATGCTGGGTGATGCCACACTTCACTATGCATGTGGCCATTATGACAAGGTATATTATTCTGTCACATGACAGTCCTTAGCTTCTGTCACTGGAGTTTTGTATTAGTTAGTGTCACAGTTATCCAGTATATTGAGGTAGATAAGTAAGTCCCTGTACTTTGTTAGTTTATTGTTTTAGGATGGTTTTGATGGGAACGGAGAAACAAATAATGGGCCACAGGAGCACTTGGTCCAAGAAGCACAAAGTCAGCCCAAAGAATGGATTGCTTATGtcagaaaaaataaaggaattagGAAAAGGAGGGGCTTGAGGTGAGGTGGCAGAGTTAGTTTCGGAGAGAGAGATATAGAAGGGATAATGAGCCTAGTTTTGGGGGACATGGTGATTTGGTTGGATTTTTCTGGTATATAGAAGCGTTTGCTCTCAGTAAAGGAGCTTAGCTCTGGGGCATAAGAGGGCCTGTCCTCTTATTgcattattttctgttttcatcCTTTAATTCCAAGAAGTTCCCCATTTCATCTTTTTTGGTGTTTGTTATTGCATCTGTGTTTTGGTTTCTGGTATATAACAGGTTTTCTGTATTAAGTACCTAAGGAGATAGGATAAATGATACTATTTCTCTCTGTCTAGGCTCTTTTTGCCTTCAGCATATAATCATCTGATGCAACCTGGGGTATTATGCGCGTCTTTGTTTGTTGGCATACCTTTTTTGGATCCATTTTTCCTAATCAACCTTTGTTTtgcttgaagttttcttttttctttttgtaagaTTTAAGCAAATCCAAGTTGATCAAATTAATGTATTCACCAAAGAGATATGTGATCGGGTTAATACTGTATGTCTTGCTTTTCAGATAGATATGGTTGCCTCCAGGAGAAACTCATTAGCTGGAAGTTATATTCATGTTTATTGAAATGATCTAACACTTTCCATTTCTATTTGTCTCAAGTATGATAGATGGCATAAGATCAGggtgtttagtttttttattcttaatgcTTTTTGCATCTGTCGAGGCTTGATTTATATTATAGATTTTATCATTGCTTTAGGCTTTTTCAGAATATTTATGCATTCCTTTTCTATGTTGTTTTTTTGCAGGCTAAAGCTGTGCTGCTTGAAGTTATTAAGTTGGCACCGAATTTGGCTGATTCTTATCACACTCTTGGACTTGTCTGTAGTTCACTCCAGGATTATAAAAGAGCAATGAGTTTTTACCTAATTGCCGCTCATTTAAATCCTAAAGATGCATCTCTTTGGAAAAGGATTTTTACCTGGTCCATGTGAGATGGCTTCTTAGTTTTGTTGTCTCTGTTATTTTTTTGAAGTTATTCTTCTGGAATAATTGTGATGATGGTTAAAATTTCATCTAGTGATGTCCTTAAAATATATGACCCATGTATTCAATTTGTTGATGGACAATATGGTGCACAACTGGCTCATACTCTCTCATAAAATACCACCCTACCACCCtgctattttcttttcatatatcaTCGTAGTTTGTTACTGTTTATAATATAACTTAGTTTATGCATGCATTACTTTTAAACAATGCTGAAAGAAATAGTATGATGATTGAGTTCTGAACCTTTTCCAAATGCAGAGAACAAGGTTATATTGATCAGGCACGGCATTGTCTTTTAAAAGCAATTACAGCAGATCCCAAAGATGTTACTCTTAGAGGTCTTCTTGCAAGGCTTTATGTTGAACTTGGAGACTATCAAAAAGCTGCTGTTACATATGAGCAAGTACATCAACTCTGTCATGAGAATGTTGATCCACTGAAAACTGCAGCTAAGGTTTGTCTTTGCTTTGAGATAGCATGGACATGCATTCAATTTTGTCAATAATCCTTTGACATTAGTTGTTTTTGTTAACAATTATTTCCTATGGAAATCACGGTTTGCCTTGTGATGCTTTATAATGCATTTATCGCATCTGCTTGTATGTCGCGTGGACTGTATCTATATACTCTGACTAACATCTTTGAAATGGTAAGCAGATgtgtataaaatataatgtttgaGAGGGGTAAACtttaaattatcttaatatACATGCAAAAAGTATAAGGGTTGAGGAgctgataatatttttattcaattaaacgTTAATTGGTTGACTTTCAATGTCGAACTGAATTTATATTGCTTTCTATCAGTTGTACAAAAAATGTGGTCAAGTTGAGCATGCTGTTTGTATTCTTGAAGACTATCTTAAGAGTCAACCTGATGGAGCAAATTCGAGTGTAGTTGATCTGCTGTGTACCATATTGATGGAAACTAAGGCGCATGACAGAGGTCTGCAGTATATAAAACATGCCCAAGCTGCAAATGCATGGGAAGAGTTAccattgaatttgaaaattaaggCTGGAATTTGCCATGCTCATCTTGGAAAAATGGATATGGCTCAGGTGTGACTCATGCTTACTTATAATTGAATTAACTGTGTTTTTCTTAATCATGGTCATGGCCCCTTTTAATCTTGCTTAAACCTCATATATTAGGTTAGGTTAATTGATATTCTTTGGTGTCTTTGGATGAGTATTTAGTTTAGACTTTCTTagttatctttaattttatctcTTTCATTCTGTATGCTCTTTCTTTCTTGTGTCCTAGCCAATTTATGTGTAACACACATCGTTACCTATCCACCATAATATTTCCCTCCATGTAATATATCCCATGTGAAGCTTGGGTTTTCAATGAGATTTGCACGTAACTCTTTTTTGCTGATTTCCTATTTTGTGTAGATTTTTGTCCTCTCTCCTTTAATTCTGAATaagaaaacttaaatttatgGTCATCTTCTATATAATCTTTTTTCCTTATAAAAGGGCTTCTTTTCTTAAGGAAAGAAAGATCAATTTCGCAGTCTTTAAAATTGTGTACAAGTACTACTCTCTTTCTTCTCCCACCGCATTTCTGAAACacaatatatcattatttttaagttacaTTTTCCATGTTTCTCATTAGCTTAATTTCGTACAATGTTGGAGTGCAAGCAAATGTATAATACATGTAATGACAGTGTATGAATCTTTCTTTTGACTTTGCTTTCATTTTGATGTATTACTTAACATTTCAGTTGATTACTAGGTTCTCTTCAATGATTTGAAACCAGAGAATGCAAGCAAGCATGTTGACTTGGTTATTGAGGTTGCTGATTCATTGATGGGTCTTGAACATTATAACCCTGCattgaattattatttgatgTTGGAAGGAAATATTGGAAACGAAAATGTATGGTAAACTCCTGCCCATGCATGccaattatcattttaattttttaccaGTAATTTGCTTTAGTAGGTGACTATTTTTGTCTTGTAATCTTATGGGGATGTATATATTGgaatctttaaatttattgttcATATTTCTGTTAGAAATAACCATTCTTGTGTCTTTACATAATAACTCAAGCTTTAGGGGAGTTGTTTGTTCCATGATATGGTATTGGAACTTCTATGACTGAGTGGTCTAGAGTTTGATCCTTATTGACCTATCCAGTAGGCACAATTACAAGAGCTGGGTATGATAAAAATGGACATGAACACAAGAATGcaaccaattttaaaaatattggacAACACatctataatttttaaattataaaagagaattCATGTTTCAAAAATGAGAACAAGTTATTATGAacactataaaatataaaagattatctGATTATTGTGCTATCTAATCAGTATTAGTATTGACTGCTTGAGTTTTTCTAATACATTTCCTCATGCCCAACGTTTCTGAAGCTAGTTGGAAGGAAATAATTGAGGAATTGTATTGTCCATCTGTATCAATTATCAAATGTAATTGTTTACTGTTTtcaatttattctattttctttgGCTCTTTTCGGTTGCCCGATACTATTTATCTAgcttagaaatataatttcagtGTATGCCTTTCGTTATCATCACTATGTTATCAGGATATTCTATATTCTTACTGAAATTCTTTCTTGCAGGGTCCTCTATATCTGAAACTTGCTAAATGTTACATGTCCTTGAAAGAAAGTTCAcaagcaattatttttttttacaaaggcaaggttttatttttaaagagaatGGTATTTAGTTAATGATACTTTGTGAAAACCACTTCCCCTttgtttttcaatataaatgaaatattctATGGATCATTTCTTTTTAGTGATGAAGCTTCTGAAACGATTTTTGATTGTCAAAATCTTTAAGTTTGGGAGCATCCTTTTTTCTTGCGGGAGTAGGATTTCGCTTTAGCATCATAGAATCAAGGCAGTTCTCAAATGTATTCTTGGATTGCTTTACTTTTGAGTAAACTTTTTATGCATAACATAACTGAAGATCTAATAGCATGCATTCTTCACATATAGATCAATACACAGATTTACATTTTTCAAGTTATCTGATTTGTGAGCTTTCCCATTAGCTTCCTCATTCAAAGACAGTTACATTTTTTTGGAATGAACTTTCTgtagttttttatttgatattttgtgtGCTTCTTTACTATGGAGAAACATTTTATTGTTGGTTTTCAGCTTTATTCGTTTTGGAAGAAGCATGCTAAAATTTTGTGGCACTAATTTATGTAATTGTCTTGTGAGATTGGTGCATTCGTTGGAAATAATTACATCTTTAAGAGTGTCTTTCACCCTATATTTGATTTGGAATAGGATTTTTTGTAGCTTCGCTCTACTGATTTGCTCATGGATGTCACAATGAGTTTCTGTTTCAGGTTTTGCATAGAAATTGAAGATGCTTCATTCTTGATTTTATCCTttcactgtttttttttcttgaggtTATCTTATCTCCTTTCCTTTattccacatttttttatcttctttttgtCTATCTAAATACTATAATTAAAACTATTGAATTATTGCTTGAAATTTTGAAACCATGGTTTTATGCTGTTAATGGGAGAAAAAGGGAAGTCTGTCAAATTCAAAATGCTTTGTATCACATCTTGTTCTGGCTTGGTGCTGAGACCTCATGGTTGACATCAGTTATAAGAGCATATTTTAGGCTTGTATTATTACGCTAGTGCATGTAGATCCAGTGACAGTGAAACAACACTCTGCTGTTACTTCCTGATGATTGTTCTGCTGTGAAGTATTCATACTCCCTGGTTGCTAAACAAGATTTTGTTTCAGCCCTTGAAATACTACAAGATGACGTTGATGCACGGATAACTCTGGCTTCCCTTCTGCTTGAAGAGGGAAAAGAAGATGAAGCAATTTCCTTGTTGTCTCCTCCAAATGATTCTGGTATTTCGAACATGTTTTCTTTCTCTACAATTGAAGTTCTTGGATGGAGATTTTAATGTGAAAAACTTGCAGACTCTGGTGAAGCTAATCCTGAAAAGTCAAATGGATGGTGGGTTGATATAAGAATAAAACTGAAACTCTGCAACATTTATTGGAATAGAGGGACACTTGGTGATTTTGTGGATACAATTTTCCCTTTGGTTCGTGAATCATTGTATGTTGCAACTCTTCGACAGAAGGTAATATTAGAGAAGCCAAATTTTCACCTCTTTGGCACACAGTCAAATACAGATTGGTTTGGTAGATGCTCTTGGACGCCTATGTAGGCATGCCTGCTACTTGCTTCAGAATGTTAACATGTTGATAAACTACATTATTTCAAATAGATCTTaagatttatttgaattttcaaaagaCATTATTGCTGTAGGGTAAATCAAAAAGGCGACTCACCAAAAGAGATCTGGTCGAAAGGGTTAGGATACTAGATGGTCCAGAAAAAGATAATGTATTTCGAGGATTCAGGCCAGTAGCTGCAGCATCTGATCGGTAtgtgtttgtgttgttttgtaTATACGTTATTTCTAACTCGACTGTGTCATGTTCAATCAGATGCATTACCATTATGGGTGATCTGTCATAATTGTGTTTAGTATGAAATTTATTAGAGAAATTGTTAGTGCTGACTCTTGAAGGTGATTGAGGGATATATTCTTTGGATGGATTGTTGTTGATCTGTTTAGTTGTTAATTGATTGATGACCATTTTTCTGTATATCCCCTTCTGCCAATTTCCTCTAATTTTTCGTGGAGTTTGGTGTTGCACAATGTTGGGAAGCCATTTTGTTATCGTCACCTTAATAATTGTTTGAGCCACTCTTAGTGTCATGTGTTGGGACTTCAAGATCGAAATCAC encodes the following:
- the LOC114169822 gene encoding general transcription factor 3C polypeptide 3 translates to MAKEGSDFDEVNNAVEGTGEEEEEEEHAAAQEEDDNDMEEEDEYTFRFENGMDPLDFVDNNDDSGLLPYERFERLEQEALADKKRKATEQCHSEEPPSKLARECGISGSKIAEIMEAMNYHGVRKRSRKPKKRGRRKGSRNRTDPKLTRMLGDATLHYACGHYDKAKAVLLEVIKLAPNLADSYHTLGLVCSSLQDYKRAMSFYLIAAHLNPKDASLWKRIFTWSIEQGYIDQARHCLLKAITADPKDVTLRGLLARLYVELGDYQKAAVTYEQVHQLCHENVDPLKTAAKLYKKCGQVEHAVCILEDYLKSQPDGANSSVVDLLCTILMETKAHDRGLQYIKHAQAANAWEELPLNLKIKAGICHAHLGKMDMAQVLFNDLKPENASKHVDLVIEVADSLMGLEHYNPALNYYLMLEGNIGNENGPLYLKLAKCYMSLKESSQAIIFFYKALEILQDDVDARITLASLLLEEGKEDEAISLLSPPNDSDSGEANPEKSNGWWVDIRIKLKLCNIYWNRGTLGDFVDTIFPLVRESLYVATLRQKGKSKRRLTKRDLVERVRILDGPEKDNVFRGFRPVAAASDRLKASRAKKLLQKMAIEKEKRKAEALASGIDWLSDDSDEEPQQENREPPLCNLLKDEEHHQLIIDLCKALASLQRYWEALEIINLSLRLAGTSLSTDKKEELRSLGAQMAYSTTDPKHGFDCVKYIVQQHPHSVAAWNCYYKVISRLENRDTRHYKFVRVMQGKFVDCVPPILISGHQFTIFSHHQDAARKYLEAYKLLPENPLVNLCVGTALINLALGFRLQNKHQCLVQGLTFLYNNLRICENSQESLYNIARAYHHVGLVTLAAIYYEKVIGICEKDYPIPKLPNENPDVIENHKPGYCDLRREAAYNLHLIYKKSGALDLARQVLKDHCTL